A single genomic interval of Tenuifilum sp. 4138str harbors:
- a CDS encoding mannose-1-phosphate guanylyltransferase, with the protein MIERKNLYCVIMAGGIGSRFWPLSRVDKPKQFIDILGTGKSLLQQTFERMSRVCPRENILIVTSSAYSSLVNEQIPNLSPNQVLLEPLRRNTAPCIAYATYKIKQQNPNAIAIVAPSDHLILNEDIFLDTILKAAEFASNSNALITLGIRPSRPETGYGYIQVGKPVKEVPSLFKVKTFTEKPNLELAQKFLESGEFYWNSGLFIWSIASISAALESHLPEVNSLFKELLPIYGTDKETETIASAYSECRNISIDYGVMEKADNVYVFCSEFGWSDLGTWGSLYTHLPHDPNGNAAIAQQLMLYQTSNSIFNIPKNKLAVIQGLDDYIVVDTKDVLLICKKQDEQQIRNFVNDVLMNNKDFA; encoded by the coding sequence ATGATTGAAAGGAAAAACCTATACTGCGTTATCATGGCAGGTGGCATTGGAAGTCGCTTTTGGCCGCTTAGCCGAGTTGATAAACCAAAGCAATTTATCGATATACTAGGCACCGGAAAATCGCTCCTACAGCAGACTTTTGAAAGGATGAGCCGGGTTTGCCCCCGCGAAAATATACTGATTGTTACCAGTAGCGCATACAGTTCATTGGTTAACGAACAAATACCCAATCTATCACCGAATCAGGTTTTGCTTGAACCCCTAAGAAGAAACACAGCACCCTGTATTGCATACGCCACATACAAAATCAAGCAACAAAACCCAAATGCCATAGCCATTGTAGCTCCTAGCGATCATCTAATTCTCAATGAAGATATTTTTCTCGATACCATTTTAAAAGCCGCCGAATTTGCCTCGAACAGCAATGCTCTGATTACTCTGGGCATTCGGCCAAGTAGGCCTGAAACCGGTTACGGATATATTCAGGTAGGTAAGCCTGTAAAGGAAGTTCCCTCGCTATTCAAGGTTAAAACATTTACCGAGAAACCAAACCTGGAGCTTGCACAAAAGTTTTTGGAAAGTGGTGAGTTTTACTGGAATTCAGGCTTGTTTATTTGGAGCATTGCCTCCATTTCAGCGGCACTCGAAAGCCACCTACCTGAGGTAAACAGCTTATTTAAGGAGTTACTACCCATTTATGGTACCGACAAAGAAACCGAAACAATTGCTTCAGCATACTCCGAGTGCAGGAATATTTCCATTGACTATGGAGTTATGGAAAAAGCTGATAATGTTTACGTTTTTTGTTCCGAGTTCGGATGGTCCGATTTGGGAACTTGGGGTTCACTATACACTCACCTACCCCATGACCCCAATGGTAATGCGGCCATAGCCCAGCAACTTATGCTTTACCAAACCAGCAATTCCATTTTCAACATCCCAAAAAATAAGCTTGCAGTTATTCAGGGTTTGGACGACTATATTGTGGTTGATACCAAGGACGTTCTGCTTATATGTAAAAAGCAGGATGAGCAGCAGATACGAAATTTTGTGAACGATGTTTTAATGAACAATAAGGATTTTGCTTAA
- the sqr gene encoding type III sulfide quinone reductase, selenoprotein subtype: MKKIVILGAGTGGTIMANKLRKVLERDEWSITVVDKDPNHYYQPGFLFIPFGIYSKHDVVKPKASFIPAGVKFIVNDIDRVEPDKNTVYLTNGQILEYDFLIVATGTHINPAETPGLLGREWRKSIFDFYTHEGAVALSTFLKTWEGGDMVINIAELPFKCPVAPLEFAFLADEFFVKKGIRDKVNIYYTTPLSGAFTKPKSSKMLGELLKEKNIQIIPDFYLERVDDENKKIISYDGREVKFDLLTIIPVNMGADWVARSGMGDDMNYIATDKYTLRSEKWENVFVLGDASNIPTSKAGSVVHFASDVLFENLMAAIEGRPLIAKFDGHSNCYIETGFGKGSLIDFNYETEPLPGTYPLPGIGPFGLLKNTRINHYGKVMFRWIYWHLLLKGKELPLESQMTMAGKEL; this comes from the coding sequence ATGAAGAAGATTGTGATTCTAGGAGCAGGTACAGGTGGAACCATTATGGCCAATAAGCTCCGTAAGGTTTTGGAACGCGATGAGTGGAGTATTACTGTGGTGGATAAGGACCCGAATCATTACTACCAGCCCGGTTTCCTGTTTATACCTTTTGGGATATACAGTAAGCACGACGTGGTTAAACCTAAGGCTAGCTTTATTCCTGCCGGCGTAAAGTTTATTGTAAACGATATTGACCGTGTTGAACCCGACAAGAACACAGTTTACCTGACCAACGGGCAAATTCTGGAGTACGATTTTTTAATAGTTGCCACAGGCACGCATATTAATCCCGCAGAGACACCCGGTTTGCTTGGTAGGGAATGGCGTAAGAGTATTTTCGACTTTTATACCCACGAGGGAGCAGTTGCCTTAAGCACATTCCTAAAAACTTGGGAAGGTGGCGATATGGTAATCAATATAGCCGAATTGCCCTTTAAGTGTCCGGTGGCACCGCTTGAGTTTGCATTCCTTGCCGATGAGTTCTTTGTGAAGAAAGGTATTCGCGATAAGGTAAACATTTACTATACCACACCCCTTTCAGGTGCTTTTACCAAGCCAAAATCCTCGAAAATGCTTGGGGAACTCCTTAAGGAGAAGAACATTCAAATCATACCCGACTTTTACCTTGAAAGGGTTGATGATGAAAATAAAAAGATTATTTCATACGATGGGCGGGAGGTTAAATTTGACCTGCTAACCATAATCCCTGTTAACATGGGCGCCGATTGGGTGGCTCGCAGTGGTATGGGCGATGACATGAACTACATTGCCACCGACAAGTACACCCTACGTTCCGAGAAATGGGAGAATGTTTTTGTGCTTGGCGATGCCAGCAACATCCCTACATCAAAGGCAGGATCCGTGGTTCACTTTGCTTCGGATGTGCTTTTCGAGAATCTTATGGCTGCCATTGAGGGTCGTCCCCTAATTGCCAAGTTCGATGGTCACTCCAACTGTTACATCGAAACAGGATTCGGTAAGGGTTCGCTGATCGACTTTAACTATGAAACCGAGCCGCTTCCCGGAACATACCCCTTACCCGGAATTGGCCCGTTTGGCTTACTTAAAAACACCCGGATTAATCATTACGGAAAGGTTATGTTCCGTTGGATATACTGGCATCTGCTCTTGAAAGGTAAAGAGCTACCGCTTGAATCGCAAATGACTATGGCTGGTAAGGAACTTTAA
- a CDS encoding Crp/Fnr family transcriptional regulator, translating to MNQNFCPGNICAECGFRSSVFSKLSDEQLNQLTANKTFHYAKKGETIAKQDSPIKGFIFLRVGLAKLTRVNPDGREQIIGIATPNDFVGLLSIFSSKNYQYNIIAIEDCEYCCVDYNLVINLISTNGDFAKTLLEKISQVADLMMGTRLDLELRQLRGRVAFIICYFGNEVYKSHKFSLPISRREIAELIDMRVENVVRILSEFRRDNIIRIEGTTIEIVDPEKLRWIKMHG from the coding sequence ATGAATCAAAATTTTTGTCCGGGCAATATATGTGCTGAATGTGGTTTCCGTTCTTCGGTTTTTTCAAAACTGTCCGATGAGCAGCTAAATCAGCTTACCGCAAATAAAACCTTCCACTATGCTAAAAAGGGCGAAACAATAGCCAAGCAGGATAGCCCGATAAAAGGATTCATTTTCTTGCGTGTAGGGCTAGCAAAGCTAACCCGTGTAAACCCCGATGGACGTGAGCAAATCATAGGTATTGCAACTCCAAACGACTTTGTGGGCTTACTTAGCATTTTTTCATCAAAAAACTACCAGTACAACATAATAGCCATTGAGGATTGCGAGTATTGCTGTGTTGACTACAACCTGGTTATAAACTTAATTAGCACCAATGGCGATTTTGCAAAAACGCTTCTGGAAAAGATATCGCAGGTGGCCGATCTGATGATGGGAACCCGATTGGATTTGGAGCTTCGTCAGCTCCGTGGCAGGGTTGCCTTTATTATTTGCTACTTTGGGAATGAGGTTTACAAATCGCATAAATTTAGCCTTCCCATCTCCCGACGCGAGATTGCTGAACTAATTGATATGCGGGTTGAGAATGTTGTGAGGATTCTGTCGGAGTTTAGGCGCGATAACATTATTCGTATTGAGGGAACCACCATTGAAATTGTTGACCCCGAAAAGTTGCGCTGGATAAAAATGCACGGTTAA
- a CDS encoding TusE/DsrC/DsvC family sulfur relay protein has product MAEKVYAGKSVSVTDDGYLTDPNQWTKEVAIEIAKEEGIELTDKHFAVIEFIREKTLKGEALTIRTIGKSGLVDTKGFYELFPGAPLKKASRIAGIAKPSSCV; this is encoded by the coding sequence ATGGCAGAAAAAGTTTATGCAGGCAAATCCGTTAGCGTAACCGACGATGGTTACCTGACCGATCCAAATCAATGGACAAAAGAGGTTGCTATTGAAATAGCAAAGGAGGAAGGTATAGAACTTACCGATAAGCACTTTGCTGTAATTGAGTTTATTAGGGAGAAAACTCTCAAGGGCGAGGCTCTCACCATTCGCACGATTGGCAAATCGGGGTTGGTTGATACAAAAGGTTTTTATGAACTCTTTCCCGGTGCACCCCTGAAAAAGGCCAGCCGTATTGCAGGAATTGCAAAACCATCAAGTTGTGTATAA
- a CDS encoding ABC transporter ATP-binding protein, translating into MITVKNLNKSFDGRLVLEGINATFEKGKTNLIIGQSGSGKTVLLKCIVGLHEVDSGEIYYNDTRFDNLNFRDKKKIRQTIGMLFQGSALFDSATVEENVMFPLDMFTTMSHEEKLDRVNFCLNRVNIINSNHLYPAEISGGMKKRVAIARAIALNPEFLFCDEPNSGLDPKTAVVIDQLIKEITEEFNITTIINTHDMNSVMGIGDKVIFIHNGKKWWEGSKENILDSDNKELNDFVFSTELTRKIKGL; encoded by the coding sequence GTGATAACCGTTAAAAATCTAAATAAATCGTTCGATGGGCGTTTGGTTTTAGAAGGTATAAACGCCACCTTTGAGAAAGGAAAAACCAACCTGATTATTGGGCAGAGCGGATCGGGTAAAACCGTTTTGCTAAAATGTATTGTTGGGCTGCATGAGGTTGATTCCGGCGAAATCTACTATAACGATACCCGATTCGACAATCTGAATTTTAGAGACAAGAAAAAGATACGCCAAACAATTGGTATGCTTTTTCAGGGTTCAGCCCTTTTCGATTCCGCTACTGTGGAGGAAAATGTTATGTTCCCCTTGGATATGTTCACAACCATGAGCCACGAGGAAAAACTCGATAGGGTAAACTTTTGCCTTAACCGTGTTAATATTATCAATTCAAATCACCTTTACCCTGCTGAGATTAGCGGAGGAATGAAGAAACGAGTTGCTATTGCTCGAGCCATTGCTCTTAACCCTGAATTTCTTTTTTGCGACGAGCCTAACTCGGGTTTAGATCCTAAAACAGCAGTGGTTATCGATCAGCTCATTAAGGAAATTACTGAGGAGTTTAATATTACTACCATCATAAATACCCACGATATGAACTCGGTTATGGGTATTGGCGATAAAGTAATTTTTATCCACAATGGGAAAAAGTGGTGGGAGGGTAGCAAGGAAAATATTCTTGACAGTGATAATAAGGAACTGAACGATTTTGTCTTTTCCACAGAGCTAACCCGAAAAATCAAAGGGTTATAG
- a CDS encoding MlaE family ABC transporter permease, whose translation MKLLIAIDMFGEYILLLKKVFSKPEKRRVYLQQTIKEIDKLGLQSIGIVTIISVFMGAVITLQTAYNMENPFIPNYLIGLGTRDSMLLEFSSTIIGLILAGKVGSNIASEIGTMKVTEQIDALEIMGINSASFLILPKIIATIIFNPFLTVLSMIVGIAGGWLVGVFTGVVSTQEYIDGVQYAFIPYYITYSLIKTVVFAFLITTISAFYGYRVQGGSLEVGKASTQAVVMSSIFILLFNLILTQLLLS comes from the coding sequence ATGAAATTGCTTATTGCAATTGATATGTTTGGGGAGTATATACTCCTTCTGAAAAAGGTTTTTTCAAAACCAGAAAAACGGAGAGTTTACCTTCAGCAAACCATTAAGGAAATTGATAAGCTAGGGCTACAGTCAATTGGTATAGTTACAATTATTTCGGTTTTCATGGGTGCTGTAATTACCCTTCAAACAGCATACAACATGGAGAATCCCTTTATTCCTAATTATCTTATAGGACTTGGTACCCGCGATAGCATGCTGCTTGAGTTCTCATCAACAATTATTGGATTGATACTGGCAGGAAAGGTTGGTTCTAATATTGCTTCAGAAATAGGAACAATGAAGGTTACGGAGCAGATTGATGCCCTGGAGATTATGGGTATCAACTCAGCAAGCTTTCTTATACTTCCTAAGATTATTGCCACAATTATATTCAACCCCTTCCTTACCGTTTTAAGTATGATAGTTGGGATTGCCGGTGGATGGTTGGTTGGGGTTTTTACAGGCGTTGTTTCAACCCAGGAGTATATCGATGGGGTTCAGTACGCCTTTATTCCGTATTACATCACCTATTCGCTTATTAAAACAGTAGTATTTGCTTTTCTGATTACCACGATCTCTGCCTTTTATGGCTATAGGGTTCAAGGCGGCTCACTGGAGGTGGGTAAGGCAAGTACCCAAGCTGTAGTAATGAGTAGTATTTTTATTCTTCTGTTTAACCTTATCCTAACCCAACTCTTACTCTCGTGA
- the gldN gene encoding gliding motility protein GldN has product MKRIILFSVVILLTSFASNAQDRKESLERDGFYTRETTPARVPIPYQFVRESDVLWSKRVWRIIDLRQKMNYPLYYPTELMQDRESLVQRLVRAIKYNEINAYDPIDDEFTTRLSYEQVVKQLGAEDKEQTQIDENGQEVKVTVKGQIRWGDIKELLVKEDWFFDKQRSVMEVRIIGICPILHRMDYRNTGNEEEQEGTLSRIQTFWIYFPEARSVLANTDAYNNFNDAQRITYDDLFWKRNFDSYIIRISNVWDNRAIYEYTFTGLQTLLESEKIKTELFNFEHDLWEY; this is encoded by the coding sequence ATGAAAAGGATTATACTGTTCTCTGTCGTAATATTGTTAACATCCTTTGCATCAAATGCTCAGGACAGAAAAGAGAGTTTAGAACGCGATGGCTTTTACACCCGTGAAACAACACCCGCCCGTGTTCCTATTCCCTATCAATTTGTTAGAGAATCGGATGTTTTATGGTCAAAGCGAGTTTGGAGAATTATTGACCTAAGGCAAAAGATGAACTATCCGCTTTACTACCCTACTGAACTGATGCAGGATAGGGAAAGTCTAGTTCAGCGATTAGTTAGAGCTATCAAGTATAATGAAATTAATGCTTACGACCCTATAGATGACGAGTTTACTACCCGTTTATCCTATGAGCAAGTTGTTAAACAGCTTGGCGCTGAGGATAAGGAACAAACTCAAATCGATGAGAACGGACAGGAGGTAAAGGTAACTGTAAAAGGTCAAATTCGCTGGGGCGATATAAAGGAACTCCTTGTAAAGGAAGACTGGTTCTTTGACAAGCAGCGCTCAGTTATGGAGGTGAGGATTATTGGAATTTGTCCCATTCTTCACCGTATGGATTACCGTAATACCGGAAATGAAGAGGAGCAGGAAGGAACCCTAAGCAGAATTCAAACGTTTTGGATTTATTTCCCTGAAGCCAGAAGCGTTTTGGCCAATACCGATGCCTATAATAACTTTAACGATGCTCAGCGTATTACCTACGACGATCTTTTCTGGAAACGTAATTTCGATTCATACATTATCAGAATATCGAACGTATGGGATAACAGGGCAATTTACGAGTACACTTTCACTGGTTTGCAAACATTACTTGAGTCCGAAAAGATTAAAACAGAGCTCTTCAACTTTGAGCACGATTTGTGGGAGTACTAG
- a CDS encoding DsrE/DsrF/DrsH-like family protein yields the protein MANAQDHPIKKVMIICAKANLEDVYAALVMANGAVMEGIEAKVFFTFFGLDAITKKQMKRLHTATVGNPGLRMPGGLPFPTLLGMLPGVEAGVSAMMKSQMEKLDIPPVDEFLELITAGGGEIYACKLAVEMFGLKKEDFSEHVKDIITIGQFYELAAGEGTQIIFV from the coding sequence ATGGCAAATGCACAGGATCACCCCATTAAGAAGGTGATGATAATATGCGCCAAGGCAAACCTGGAGGATGTTTATGCAGCCTTGGTTATGGCAAACGGTGCAGTTATGGAGGGCATTGAGGCTAAGGTGTTTTTCACCTTTTTCGGCCTCGATGCTATCACCAAAAAGCAGATGAAGAGGTTACACACCGCTACTGTGGGCAATCCGGGTTTACGGATGCCTGGCGGTTTGCCCTTCCCTACTTTACTGGGAATGCTTCCCGGAGTTGAAGCTGGCGTTTCGGCTATGATGAAGAGCCAAATGGAAAAACTGGATATCCCTCCAGTAGATGAGTTTCTTGAGCTCATTACCGCTGGCGGTGGCGAGATATATGCCTGCAAGCTTGCTGTTGAAATGTTTGGCCTTAAGAAGGAAGACTTCAGCGAGCATGTTAAAGATATAATCACCATTGGCCAATTCTACGAGTTAGCAGCTGGCGAAGGAACGCAAATAATTTTTGTGTAA
- a CDS encoding two-component regulator propeller domain-containing protein produces the protein MTLGRNFLLALFFILLQVKTLYSQSEFSKVETDYYTSFINYYQSDGICSYEFTDIIQDGMGLMWFATQDGLMRFDGNNFKTYRGGKTKGQLPHSVVSSLALDKQKNLWVGTKGGLCVYHPESDTFERVDSLFGKPLQGHRWVSDIYVDSKGRLWVDRHNGTLNCIDFDAKTVETFQHEYVYNEIYYFHAITELGDGVMLGGGSAHLTWLTRNPDKWNTYPSVETIINNEKITIAGTANFYDDGSDYIWVANFADNAYRIHKKTMERTPLPLPSVYTICPNGDGKVWMGGYHFGAVLYNPSTNTATRYIRLEGNPQSLAGNMILVIYRDNQGNTWFGTNNGLSLLTTFARKSTHLRKIADVNSLPSNQITCMLPEYPKGLWLGTQNKGLVFVDFNTKNVTRFGYFNQPDSLASNWVTSIARTTDNSMLVTLWNGYGGALNRFWPEKKRFKRYNPDGYYWYSNVITTSDGKALFSPWGGGVNEFDPRTNWVTSRMYFFSEHLCANASGNINKISAFNNGWILFDDETILNVLNPDTLTLVPFKLSNVDIGIPKQKQVTFNIQAKKMLLFNSNLMILGNDNKIYPFSLPTRKIEPPLPSDFIFTNIFADNYLYALTDSALFRWNQERGRFDQLTSTKQFPVIKSIADGNDTVFLGTSEGVYVMTEHTKTLTKLFDADVQAITFYKGFALGASNKGLLMFNGKGLVKRYLSEQSITNFTIDSSGNVWATNSEELFRISLKTNSIETIGAYPQSKDSLPSVQVKSIATDALGNVWILSDVCISKYLPKQKRYESYYVPGKSALQSSLVYRMYEDSKGYIWVGYTRNGVGVDRIDRRTHTVDHFPYLPYDSTSYPATSMTHCIFEDANGNMLFGTDAGLAILQPESKAFRMIDTRHGLPSSVVTAIYQDRLGNYWIGTDKGIARFSKKLKRVDITGKNLNFSEGLVTDIEQWGFDSLVVSGNFGLYIFNPYVQGNEIPMQDIKILSCETDYDTLTRFPANNSKIFVKANHKWLKIHFTASDYTSPGALEYTYWLQGFEDSTRAKKTHSPLAEYTNLPYGKYTFKVYYTRPDGTKSKNVFAINVVVGMPFYLRPWFFLIFLLLLALSVYIHEILRVRRVKRKKDELEQAVMEKTKAILAQNEELKAQADLIKQQSNNLKLKTYQINESLEFSKLLQSNLMPSPEILSTILGEHLLFYKPKDVVSGDFYWLKGNSDEFIIAVADCTGHGVHGGFVSMMDITLLNEVYTHYKINNPVELIIETHIHFNQTIGAQLQLNASSAPVEMDIAVCYVNRKNKTALFASTHNPLYHIQRNFENPELKIYKSGGKAVGNRWFTPSIPLVELKLESGDILVLTTDGLFDQLSKSEKKRFGRKQFESILLENANGNLDTINKKIEQCFNDWRGDSQQTDDITIIGFRI, from the coding sequence ATGACTTTAGGTAGGAATTTTTTGTTAGCTCTGTTTTTTATCCTCTTACAAGTTAAAACGCTTTACTCACAATCGGAATTCAGCAAGGTAGAGACAGACTACTACACCAGTTTTATCAACTACTACCAGTCCGATGGAATATGCTCGTACGAATTTACTGATATTATCCAGGACGGAATGGGGCTGATGTGGTTTGCCACACAGGATGGACTAATGCGATTTGATGGTAACAATTTTAAAACCTACCGGGGAGGAAAAACAAAAGGTCAATTACCGCACAGCGTTGTAAGTTCACTTGCTCTGGATAAGCAGAAAAACCTTTGGGTTGGCACTAAAGGCGGACTATGTGTTTACCATCCAGAATCCGACACCTTTGAACGGGTTGATTCCCTATTTGGTAAACCGCTGCAGGGACACCGCTGGGTAAGTGATATCTATGTGGATAGTAAAGGAAGGTTATGGGTAGATAGGCACAATGGAACGCTCAACTGCATTGACTTTGACGCTAAAACTGTTGAAACCTTTCAGCACGAATATGTCTACAATGAAATATACTACTTCCACGCCATAACCGAACTTGGCGATGGTGTAATGCTGGGAGGTGGTTCTGCTCATCTTACCTGGTTAACCCGAAATCCCGATAAATGGAATACTTACCCTAGTGTTGAAACCATTATAAACAACGAAAAAATTACTATTGCAGGAACTGCAAATTTTTACGACGATGGCTCCGATTATATCTGGGTAGCAAACTTTGCCGATAATGCGTACCGAATCCACAAGAAAACCATGGAGCGAACCCCACTTCCCCTACCATCGGTTTACACCATTTGCCCTAACGGCGATGGAAAGGTATGGATGGGTGGCTACCACTTTGGGGCTGTACTTTACAACCCATCGACAAACACGGCTACCCGCTACATTAGGTTGGAGGGTAATCCTCAATCGCTGGCAGGTAACATGATCCTGGTAATTTACCGCGATAATCAGGGGAACACATGGTTTGGCACCAACAATGGTTTATCGCTACTAACAACCTTTGCCCGAAAATCGACTCATCTCCGAAAAATTGCCGACGTTAACAGTCTGCCATCAAACCAAATTACCTGTATGTTGCCTGAATACCCAAAAGGTTTATGGTTGGGTACCCAAAACAAGGGACTCGTTTTCGTTGATTTTAACACCAAAAATGTTACGCGGTTCGGGTATTTTAACCAACCCGATAGCCTTGCATCAAACTGGGTTACATCCATTGCCAGAACAACCGATAACTCAATGCTTGTTACCCTTTGGAATGGATATGGTGGGGCGTTAAACCGGTTTTGGCCCGAAAAGAAACGATTTAAACGATACAATCCAGATGGCTACTACTGGTACTCCAACGTAATAACAACATCCGATGGCAAAGCGCTTTTTTCACCATGGGGAGGAGGAGTTAATGAATTTGACCCAAGAACCAATTGGGTAACATCTAGAATGTATTTCTTTAGTGAACATCTCTGCGCCAACGCTTCAGGAAATATCAATAAAATAAGTGCTTTCAACAACGGGTGGATTTTATTTGACGATGAAACAATATTAAATGTTTTAAACCCCGACACACTCACCCTGGTTCCTTTTAAACTTAGTAATGTAGATATTGGTATTCCTAAGCAAAAGCAGGTCACGTTCAATATTCAGGCAAAGAAAATGCTATTATTCAATAGCAACTTAATGATTTTAGGTAACGATAATAAAATATACCCTTTTAGCTTACCTACCCGTAAAATTGAGCCCCCGCTTCCATCGGATTTCATTTTTACAAATATTTTTGCCGATAATTATTTATATGCCCTAACCGATAGTGCATTATTCCGTTGGAACCAAGAGCGAGGGAGATTTGACCAGTTAACCTCTACCAAGCAATTTCCGGTAATAAAATCGATTGCCGATGGCAACGATACAGTTTTTCTTGGCACATCGGAAGGTGTATATGTAATGACAGAACATACTAAAACTCTCACCAAACTATTCGATGCCGATGTTCAGGCGATTACTTTCTACAAAGGATTTGCTTTGGGAGCAAGTAACAAGGGACTTTTGATGTTTAATGGCAAAGGATTAGTAAAAAGATACCTGAGCGAACAGAGTATAACCAACTTCACAATTGATAGTAGCGGAAATGTTTGGGCAACCAACTCGGAGGAGCTGTTCAGAATATCGCTTAAAACCAATAGCATTGAAACCATTGGGGCGTATCCACAAAGTAAGGATAGCTTGCCATCGGTTCAAGTGAAATCAATTGCTACCGACGCATTGGGCAATGTTTGGATTTTATCGGATGTTTGTATATCAAAATATCTACCTAAACAGAAACGATACGAGAGTTACTATGTTCCGGGAAAAAGCGCACTTCAGTCGAGCCTTGTTTACAGGATGTATGAGGACTCCAAAGGGTACATTTGGGTTGGATACACAAGGAATGGTGTAGGAGTCGATAGGATTGACCGAAGAACACATACCGTTGATCATTTCCCATACCTTCCCTACGATTCAACATCGTACCCAGCCACGAGTATGACCCACTGTATATTTGAAGATGCCAATGGAAATATGCTCTTTGGAACCGATGCTGGGTTAGCCATTCTTCAACCGGAAAGCAAGGCTTTTCGGATGATAGACACCCGACATGGGCTTCCATCATCAGTTGTTACTGCCATTTACCAGGATAGACTCGGGAATTACTGGATTGGAACCGATAAGGGCATTGCCCGTTTTAGCAAGAAGCTCAAAAGGGTCGACATAACAGGCAAAAACCTGAATTTCAGTGAGGGTTTAGTTACTGACATTGAACAATGGGGGTTCGACTCGTTAGTAGTGAGTGGTAACTTTGGCCTGTATATTTTTAATCCTTATGTACAAGGAAACGAAATACCCATGCAGGATATTAAAATTTTATCGTGCGAAACTGACTACGATACATTAACTCGCTTTCCTGCTAACAATTCAAAAATTTTTGTAAAAGCAAACCACAAATGGCTTAAAATCCATTTTACTGCATCGGACTACACTTCACCCGGAGCATTAGAGTACACATACTGGCTTCAGGGCTTTGAGGATTCTACAAGAGCCAAAAAAACTCATTCGCCTTTGGCTGAATACACAAATCTCCCCTATGGTAAATACACCTTCAAGGTTTACTATACCCGGCCCGACGGCACTAAATCAAAAAACGTTTTTGCAATCAATGTGGTTGTTGGAATGCCATTTTACCTTAGGCCATGGTTCTTCCTAATCTTTCTATTACTCTTAGCCTTATCGGTTTACATTCATGAAATACTCCGGGTTCGAAGAGTGAAAAGAAAAAAGGACGAACTTGAGCAAGCCGTAATGGAGAAAACAAAGGCGATTTTAGCACAAAACGAAGAGCTAAAAGCGCAAGCGGATCTGATTAAACAGCAAAGCAACAATTTAAAACTAAAAACATACCAGATAAACGAGAGCCTTGAGTTTTCAAAGTTACTGCAATCTAACTTAATGCCAAGCCCCGAGATTTTGTCAACCATTTTAGGTGAACACCTACTCTTTTATAAACCTAAGGATGTGGTAAGCGGCGATTTTTACTGGCTAAAAGGAAACTCCGATGAATTCATTATAGCTGTTGCCGATTGTACTGGTCATGGAGTACATGGTGGGTTTGTTAGCATGATGGATATAACACTTTTAAACGAGGTTTATACCCATTACAAAATTAATAATCCGGTTGAACTGATTATTGAAACCCACATTCACTTTAACCAGACCATTGGTGCCCAGCTACAGCTAAACGCTTCCAGCGCTCCCGTTGAAATGGATATTGCTGTATGCTATGTAAATAGAAAAAATAAAACCGCACTCTTCGCAAGCACTCATAACCCCCTGTATCACATTCAGAGGAATTTCGAAAATCCTGAGCTGAAAATTTACAAGTCGGGCGGCAAAGCAGTAGGAAACCGATGGTTCACGCCGAGCATTCCACTGGTTGAATTAAAACTAGAAAGTGGCGATATTTTAGTACTTACTACCGATGGCCTTTTCGATCAGCTATCGAAATCCGAAAAGAAGCGATTTGGTCGTAAACAGTTTGAAAGCATACTCCTGGAAAATGCCAATGGCAACCTTGATACAATCAACAAAAAGATTGAACAATGCTTTAATGACTGGCGAGGCGATAGCCAGCAAACCGATGATATTACAATAATTGGTTTTAGGATATAG